GGATCAGCCTCGTGTTCATGGACCTGCCGGACGGCAACCTGGGCGGCAACGGCTTCTGGGCGACGGGCTACACGGGCCTGCAGCAGCTCTACCAGGGCTACGCCTCGACCCTCGCGACCGTCGCGGACGCCCCCAACCCGGCGACCTACACGCTCGCCGAGCTGCGGGCGACGATCTCCGGACTCCTCGACGGGTACGCGCCGACGGCCGTCCGCACGCTCGACCACGCGGGCGGGTACGGCGACGGGGACCACAGCGACCACCACACCGTGGCGTACCTCGCGAACGAGGCGCAGCAGCGGTACACCGGCGCACACACGTTCACCGGGTACCTCGGCTACACGATCGAGGGGCGCCCGACGAACCTCACCTCCCAGCAGGTCGCCGCGAAGTCGTCCGCGTTCTTCACCTACGCCGCACACGACAGCGAGACGTGCGCCACCTGGGAGGCGTGCGCGCCGCCACGGCCCGAGTCGGCGTGGCTGCAGCGGCAGTACACCGTCGGACAGGCAGACCCCACCGCGCCGACGAACCCGTCGACACCGGGCAGCGACCGCACCGACGTCACCGGTTCGGCCACGGTCACCGCGAGCGCGGAGAACGCCGCCGACGGGCAGACCGCCGCCAAGGCCGTCGACGGCGTGGTGTCCGGCTACCCGGCGAACCCGTCCGCCGAGTGGGTCGCCCCGAACGGGCGCGCCGGCACCTGGCTGCAGCTCTCGTGGGCGTCGGCGAAGTCGCTCACGACCATCGACCTCGCCGACCGACCGAACGGCGACGACCAGGTCACCGGCGGGACGCTGACGTTCTCGGACGGGTCGAGCGTGACCGTCCCCGCGCTGGCGAACGCCGGCGCGGTCCAGCAGGTCACGTTCCCGTCGCGGTCCGTGACGTGGGCGCGCTTCACCGTCACCTCGGTGAGCAGCAGCACGCAGAACGTCGGCCTGGCGGAGATCCGCGCGTTCACCGCCGCGTCGACGACACCGCCGCCGACCCCCACGCCCACGACGTCGGACGTCACCGCGGCGGCGTCCGTCACCGCGAGCGCCGAGAACCCCGCCGACGGACAGACCGCGGCCAAGGCGGTCGACGGGGTCGTCTCCGGCTACCCGGCGAACCCCGCCGCGGAGTGGGTGGCGCCGAACGGCCGCGCCGGCACGTGGATCCAGCTGTCCTGGACCGCAGCGCGCAAGCTGGTCGAGGTGGACCTCGCCGACCGTCCGAACACGACCGACCAGGTGACCGGCGGGATGCTGACATTCTCGGACGGGTCGAGCGTGACGGTGCCGGCGTTGCCGAACGGCGGTGCGGTGCAGAAGGTGGTGTTCCCCGCGCGGTCCGTGACGTGGGTGCGGTTCACCGTGACCTCGGTGAGCAGCGGGACGCAGAACGCCGGGCTCGCGGAGATCCGGGCGATCGCGGGGTCGGACTCGCCGACTCCGACGCCGACGCCGACCCCGACGCCGACGCCGACCCCGACGCCGACGCCGACCCCGACGCCGACGCCCACCCCGACCCCGACGCCCACCCCGACCCCGACGCCGACGCCGGGTCCTGGTGACGTCACGGGCTCGGCCACCCCGACCGCGAGCGCGCAGAACGCCGCCGACGGGCAGACCGTCCAGAAGGCCGTGGACGGCGTCGTGTCCGGCTACCCGGTCAACCCGTCGGCCGAGTGGGTCGCCCCGAACGGCCGCTCCGGCACCTGGATCCAGCTCACCTGGTCGTCGGCGCAGAGGCTCGGACGGATCGAGCTCCACGACCGACCGAACACGACGGACCGGATCACGAGCGGCACCCTCACGTTCTCGAACGGGACGAGTGTCCGCGTGGGATCGCTGCCGAACGACGGGTCGACCCTCAACGTCGACTTCACCGCTCGGTCGGTCACCTGGGTGCGCTTCACCGTCACGGGCGTCTCCTCCGGCACCCAGAACGCCGGACTCGCGGAGGTGCGCGCGTGGACGAGCTGATCCGTACCACGACCACGACCGAGGACCCCGGAGCGGTCCGGCCGTCGACGGTCGACCCCGAGGTGGCATCGGCGAACGGCGCTCCGCCCGCGCACGGCGCCGGGCTCTCCCGTCACCGCCGTCCTGGCCGCCCGGGGCGCCGCAGCGTCGCCCTCACGGTGGGCGCTCTCGTCGTCACCGCGGGGATCGTCGCGGCGGCTGCGACCGGGTCGTCCACGGGCAGCGCCGTCGACCCGAGCGGCGAGACCATGCCCACCGCGGCCGCCTCGGGGTGGAAGCGCGTGTTCTCCGAGGACTTCGCCGAACCGACCGCGACCGGCGGCTTCGAGAAGCCCTACGCCGACCGGTTCTCCGTGTACCACGGCTTCGCGGACACCGCCGGCACCGGCCGGTACTCGGCATCCGCGCTGACGGCGCACGACGGCGTGCTCGACATGCGGATGCGCACCACCGCGGGCGGGACACCCCTCGCGGGCGGCATCGTGCCGCTGGTCGACGGGAAGTGGGGCGGCCAGACCGCCGGCCGGTACAGCATCCGGCTCCGGAGCGACGAGGTCGACGGGTACGGCGTCGCCGTCCTGCTCTGGAGCGACCGGAACGTGTGGGCCGACGGCGAGGTCGACTTCCCGGAGGGGGCGCTCGGTGCGCCGGCGTGGCTGAACGTGCACTGCCTCGTGGACCCGGCGGAGAAGTGCATCCACCAGGAGACGGCGGCCTCGCTCAAGGACTGGCACACGTACACGATCGACTGGACGCCGCAGCGGATGACGTTCTCGATCGACGGTCGGCAGATCGCCTCGACGGACAAGGACATCCCGACGATGCCGATGCACTTCGTCGTGCAGGCCGGCTCGCTCGGTGGGGTGCCGCCGAAGGAGTCGGACGGCTCGCTGCTCATCGACTGGATCACGGTCGACGTCCCGGAGTCCTGACCCGCGACGCGGTCTGGCCGTGGCGCGATCGGACGCGGCGTCTCGCCGTCACGGATCTGGCCGCGAGGCGGACGGGAGGCACGGATCACCTCCGCCACGCGCCGCACGATCGCCGTGGAGCTGGCTCCGCGCGAGCGGAGCGTCCGGCACGCGCGGCACGGGCGGCTCGGGCAGCGGCCGACGGCGGACGAGGCCCGCGGTCAGCGCCCCGCGTGCTCCTCGAGCGCCGTGAGCAGTGCCGCGACGTGCGGGGTCCGACCGTAGCGGGCGCTCACGTGGGCCCGGCCGCGCGCACCCAGCGACGGGTCGGCCGCGGCCTCGGCGAGGACCTCGACGATCCGTCCGGCGAGGGCGTCCGGGTCGGTCGGGTCGACCGTGTACCGCGCCCACTCGTCGGAGAGGATCTCGGCTGTGCCGCCCGACGCGGCCGCGACGACGGGCGTCCCCGCCGACATCGCCTCGACGACCGTGCGACCGAAGCCCTCCGGCTCGATCGACGGCACGACGACGAGGTCCGCCGCGTGCAGGAGCGGCAGCACGTCGTCGCGCTCGGGGAGCACCACGACGCTGCCGTCGGGCAGCGCGTCGACCGCCTGCTGGACGGGGGCCGTCTCGTCGGGGTAGAGGGCGCCCGCGAGGACGAGGACCGGTGCGGTCGGCGCGGAGCCGGCCGTGGACGGGCCGGCGACCCGCTCGCGGACGTGGGCCGCCGTGCGGACGCGACTCCATGCCTCCAGGAGGGCCACGACGCCCTTGGCTCGGCTGAGGCGACCGTAGTAGAGCACGACGGGGGCGTCGGCCGGCAGGCCGAGCCGCTCGCGGGCAGCGCGCGTGTCGTTGGCCGTCGGGGGCGGGAACTCGGCGGTGTCGACGCCGTTCGGGACGATCGTGATCCGGTCGCGCGGCGCGCCGACCGAGGCCCACGCATCGGCCATCGCCGAGGAGACCGCGAGGTAGCGGGTCCGCCCGCCGGCGAACGGACGGAGGCGCCCGTAGTTCGGGGCGTGGTGGAGGTGAACGGCGAGCGGCACGCGCGACACCGCGGACAGGACGCGGCCGTAGGGCAGGTACTCGGGTCGGTTCAACCAGATCACGTCGGGTCGCCAGCTGCGGATGCGGAGACCCTCGCGGACGAAGCGGAGGACGTCGCGGAACGCCGTGCGGACGCCGAAGCGCGGGTCGGTCCCGTGCACGAGGCGCACGCCGAGTCGCTCGTAGGGCGGTCGGCCCTCGCCGGGGCGGGCCATCTCGTCGTCCCGGTGCCAGACGACGACGTCGTGGCCGGCCGCGACGAGTTCCTCGGTGTCCTCGAGGACGCACCGCTCGAGCCCACCGGTGATCGCCAGCCCGGAGGTGACGAGGGCGATGCGCAGGGGGCGTGCGGTGGTCATGAGGACCCTCCTCGGGCAGCTCGGAGACGACGGATGAACCACGGCAGGCAGGCGAGTGCCCCGGCGAAGCGGAACCAGTTCCAGAAGACGTCCTGCGGGACGAAGAGCGACGCGACGGCCACGGCGAGCGCAGCGGCGACCGGCACGGTGACGCGCCAGCCCGGGCCCTTCCACGCGCGGCGGTCGGGGAGGGACGCCTGCTGCAGGACGGCGAGCACGACGTACGCCACGACGGTCGCCACGGCGGCGCCGGACAGCCCGAGCCACGGCACGAGGAGGAGGTTCGCGCCGATGTTCACGACGCCCGCGATCGCGGCGATCACCCCGACGGCGACGCCGCGCCGCTCGATCACGAGCAGTCGGCCGGTCGCACCGCTGGCGACGACGGGCAGGGCGGTGACGGCGACGATGAGGACGACGACGGTCAGCTCGTGGACGCGGTACGAGGCGGGCGCCAGGATCGGCAGGGCCACCGGCGAGACGAGGGTCACGGCGAGGAGCACGGGCGCGAGCATCTTGTAGAGCTCGTCACGGGCGTGCATGGCGAGCTCGCGGCGGGCGACGGCGTCGCGGAGGGCGGCGAAGTGCGGGGCCCACGCCTGGTTGGTGAACGACAGCAGGAGGATGACGGCCGACCCGACGACGTAGGCGATCTGGTAGCGCGCCACCTCCTCGGGGCCGAGGATGCGCTGCACGACGATGCGGTCGCCGGCGTTGAGGACGAAGTACGACAGGTTGCCGAGCGCGATCGGGATGCCGAGGCGGAAGGCGCGGGCGGTGGTGGCGCGGTCGAACAGACCGGCGATCCGGGGGCGTGTGGCCGCGACGCCGATCACCATCGCGATGCCCTGCGCCACGACGCCGCCCCAGGCGTAGGTGACGGCGTCGGCGTGCACGAAGGTGAGCAGCCCGAGGCCGATGATCGAGCCGCCGATCGACGAGAGCAGGCTCGTGACGGCGAACACGCGGATGCGGTCCTGGGCGACGAGGAGCGCGAGCGACAGTTGCACGACCGCGGCGGGTCCGACCCAGAGCACGGCGATGAGGAGCAGCGGGTGCTGCCCGACGAAGCCGGCGGCGTCGCCCCAGACCGGGATCGACGCGAGCGCGACGACCGTGACGAGCACGGCGGTCGTGATGCCGACGCTCAGCAGCCCCCGCGCGCGACGGTCGTTCCCGTCCTCGGCGCGCTGCAGGACCGCGGCCTGGTCGAGACCGGCGACCGCGAGGACGCCGAGCGCCTGGTAGAGGGCGATCGCGGACGCGAGCACGCCGAACTCGGCCGGCGGCATGAGGTGCGCCAGCACCGGGGAGATCAGGGACGAGACGACGAGCTGCATCGACCAGACGACGACGTACAGCAGGCCGCGTCCGAACAACTTCGACGACACCGTGTGGGTCGTCCCGGTGTCGGCTCCGCCGGTGGGCTCCGGCGTGCCGGCCGGAGCGGGCGTCGCGGCCGCACGTGCTTCCCGTGCCTCGCGTCGCGTCGCCGGCTGGTCCGTCCGGGTCTCCTGCGGCACGCTCACCGGACGACCGCCCGACGGTCGACGGCGGTCGTGTCGCGGAGGGCCGTCGCGCCCGCTTCACGCAGCCCGAACGCCGCGTCGACGAGGTCGAGCAGCTCCGAGCTCCGGTCCGTCGAGAACTTCCGGGCGAACAGCTGCGGTGCCCGACGCGCCTCGGCCGAGGGCTGCATGCGCCACTCGAGCAGCCGTCCGGCGTCCGCGAGCGTCAGCCACGGCGGGCTCTTCATCGCGGAGCCGTCCCACCCGATCCACCACAGCGAGTGCGGCACGTGGGCGTCACGGAAGCCCGGCGTCAGCGACTCGGTCCAGAGCACGGACGGCACGAAGGTCTCGTCGGCGATCCACACGCGCTGCCAGAACCGGACGAGGTCGGGGCGGGTGTCGACAGCGCGGACGACGGCCTCGGCGTGCGCGCGGGCGAGGACCTTGAGCTGCGAGCCACCGGCCGGCGTGAGGTCACGGGGGAGTCGGCGCGGGACAGGCACGCGCACCATGTGCTTCCGCCACGCCCAGTGCGGGTAGCGGAGTCGCGGCAGACCGCCACCCCGGCCCCACTCCGCGTACGGCAGCGGGTGCACGCCGAGGAACGACGTGCCACGGTGCTGCTCCAGCAGCGCCGTGAGTTCGGCGGGGTTCCCGAGCGGGTAGTCGCTCCCGGTGAGGACCGCCACGTGCGAGGCGTCGGTCGCGGCGAGTGCCGCCCGGTAGCCCTCGACCTCGGCGGCGACGTTCTCCCACTTCGCCCACCCGGTGCGCATCCGCGGCAGCAGCCGGACGCGCTCGGGCAGGTCGGTGGTCATCGCGGTCCACTCCGACTCGGGCGTGCGCGCGTCGACGTGCAGGAACACGGGGAACGGTGCGAGCGCCTCGATCAGGCGTCGGACGTGCGCCGGGTCCTCGTGGGCGAGGACGACGCACGCCACGGCGGGGGAGTTGGCCATGACCGCGACGCTACGGTGGCCGCAGGACCCCGACAAGGCGGCGTCGGACCGGGTGCGGGGAAGCAGCGGTTTCCCGCACCCAGGCTCCTGATCAGCGCTTCTTGCGGAACTTCGGGCAGTCGCAGAGCGCGCAGTCGGTGCCGGGGCGGTAGTGCTCGTGCGCCTCACGAGGGTGGCCGCACACGCACGTCACGGTGTCGTCGAGCACGACCTCGAGGAGCGTCCCGGACTCGTTCGTCGGGCCCAGCGGCATGCGTCCTCCTCGTGCCCCCGACCAGACGCCCGGGGATCCCCACGATCCTAGGGGAGCGGGGCTGTCAGGTGGCGGCAAACCGCAAGGTCCGCGCACCCACGCGCGACCGTCGTTGACCGCCGCACGACAGCACCGGAGCATCGGAGCATGACCGACCGTCCCACGATGACCGGCGTGCTCACCCTGCAGCCCGCGATGCCCGCTGCGGACGCACCGACCTGGTCCGGTGCCGCCTGGGTCGGCGCCGTCGACCGGGGCGAGGCACTCGCGGCCGACGCCGTCGTCCTCGCCGGCGCCGAGGGGTTCCACCGCGCGCGGCTCCTCGTCCGGGACGGCCGCGAACTCGCGGGTTCCGTCGACCTCGCGGTCGGCACGGACGGTGCCCTGGACCCGGCCGAGACGGCACGCGCGCTGCGCGCCCTGCGCGCCACGAGCCTCCCGGCCGCCCCGCAGGGTCCGACCGTCGGTCGGATCACCGTCGTCGTCGCGACCCGGGACCGACCGGACGACGTCCGCCGCTGCGTCGCCTCGGTGCTCGCGTCCGAGTGGGACGACCTCGAGGTGATCGTCGTCGACAACGCACCCAGCTCCCACGCGACCCGCGACGTGGTCGCGTCGTTCACGGACCCTCGCCTGCAGTACGTCCTGGAGGCCCGTGCCGGGGTCTCGCGCGCACGGAACGCCGGTCTCGCGGCGGCCACCGGCGACGTGGTCGCCTTCGTCGACGACGACGTGGTCGTCGACCGGTGGTGGGCAGCGGCGATCGCCGCGGCGTACGCCCGCGACGCGGACGTGGTCTGCGTGACCGGGCTCGTGCCGAGCGGTGAGCTCCGGACGCCGACGCAGCGGTACTTCGACGAGCGGGTGACCTGGGCGCGCAACACCGAGCGCCGGGTGTACCGGACCGCGGCGCCGCCGGCGGACCTGCCGCTCTTCCCGTTCTCGGTCGGCGCGTTCGGGACCGGCGCGAACATGTCCCTCCGTCGCGCTGCGGCCCTCGAACTCGGCGGGTTCGACGTCGCCCTCGGTCCGGGCACCCCCGCGCGTGCCGGCGAGGACCCCGACCTGTTCACGCGGGTGCTGTTCTCCGGTGGGGCGCTCGCCGTCGAGCCTTCGGCGATCGTGTGGCACAAGCACCGTGCCGACCGGGAGGCGCTGCGCTCCCAGGCCCTCGGCTACGGCACCGGGCTCGGGGCGTGGGTCGCGAAGCTGATGACACGCCCCGGTACCGCGCTCGCCGTGCTCCGGCGAGCCGTGGGGGCGCTCCGGCAGCTCGGGGCGCTCGGCCAGGGCAGCGGTGGTGCTGGTGGTGCCGATCAGGTGTCGGCAGCGGTGGACGCGGTCGGCGGGTGGCCGGTGGACGACGAGTTCCGCGCCGCGACGGCCGGACTGAAGCGCGCGGAGCTCACCGCGGCGCTCGGCGGCCCGTGGCGGTACGTGCGCGGGCGGCTCGCCGCGCGGTAGCGGTCGGGCGGGCGCGGGTCGGGGCGGGTCGGGGTCCGGTCGGGGTCCGCCGGGCGACGAAACGCGCGCGTTCCGACGTCCCGCGCGTCGATCGACGGGTGCGACGTCGCACGATGCGCCCGCATGGACCGGCGCGACACGGGTGCGACGTTGCACGTGTCGATCGACGGGTGCAACGTCGCGTCGGTGTCAGGCCATCGCGGGTGGGCCGCGAGTGCACGGCGGGTGGTCCGGCGGCCGCTGTGGATTGACGTCGTCGCTGTCGTACGACGACGGCCGCGTCGCTGGTTGCGGGCGCCGGGTGTTGCACGCGCGCCGGAACGACGTCGCCGCTGTCGTACGACGACGGCCGCGTCGCTGGTTGCGGGCGCCGGGTGTTGCACGCGCGCTGGAGCGACACGTCCGCTGTCGCACGACGACGGACGTGTCGCGCGACAGCGGTCCCGCGGCCGCGCCACAGCGCCCCGCGCCGGCTCAGGGGTGGAAGCGCCCCTCCTCGACGTCCCGCCAGAACCGACGGCTCCGCAGGTACGCGGCCGGACCCGCCGGGAAGCCCCGGAACTCGTGGTACGCCAGGGACCGCGGGATGCTCGTGGTCGAGGCCTCCGTCACGGTCTCCGGCGCCGCGTCCCGCTTGCCCGCGAGCCGGGTGACGAGCTGCTTGAGCTTGACCTTCGCCGCGATCGGCATCAGCCGCGTGAGCGCCGTCAGGTGCCGTCGGTCCTTCACGATGAGCGCGCACATGAGCGCGGTGAACCCGACGCCGTTCGAGTGCAGCTGGTGGTGGAGCCCCTCGAGGTCGGCACGGTGGGTGTGGTGCACGACGGCCTTCGGTTCGAAGCCGATCCGGCCGCCGCCCCACAGGATGTCGATGAAGATCGCGAGGTCCTCACCCCCGCGGGCGGGGACCCCGGCGCCGAGCACCGGGTCGAAGCCGCCGGCGGCACGGAACGCCGAGGTCCGGACGGCCCAGTTCGCGCCGGCCCCGTACCCGCCGATGCCGTACACGGCGAAGTGCTTCAGCACGCGGCCGTCGGGGGCGATCGCGCGGGCGCGGGCGTTGCGCATCGCACCGGGGACGTCGTCGGGGACGATGGTGACCGGCTCGAAGGTGCGCTCGCCGCTGAACCCGCCGTAGTACGCCTCGTACCAGATCTGCGCGGGGGTGGAGAGCTCCTCGGGCAGGATGAGCCCGGTCACCGCGGACAGCGCGGGTTCGCGGACGAACCGCGAGCCGATCATCCGGAGCCACTGCGGGCTGATCCGGACGTCGTCGTCGGTGAAGGCGATGACCTCGCCCTTCGCCGCCGCGACCCCGGCGTTCCGCCCGGCCGAGCACCCCGGGCGGCGCTCGACGACGAGACGGACGTTGTGCCCCTCGAGGATCCGGGGGAGCTGGTCGTCCGCCGGCACCTTCACGCGGTTGTCGACGATGA
This is a stretch of genomic DNA from Curtobacterium sp. 458. It encodes these proteins:
- a CDS encoding PIG-L family deacetylase — encoded protein: MPRGEAPHRRSPRTARLVTAAVTALALVLTGTTVLGARAAAGAVTTDPVSTADCRAGRVLDVVAHPDDDLLFQGTDLRASIDSGACVRTVVVTAADGGYPAWYWRERQTGLVAAYAAIAGVDPATTTSTLTVAGKTLRLETLTADPRISLVFMDLPDGNLGGNGFWATGYTGLQQLYQGYASTLATVADAPNPATYTLAELRATISGLLDGYAPTAVRTLDHAGGYGDGDHSDHHTVAYLANEAQQRYTGAHTFTGYLGYTIEGRPTNLTSQQVAAKSSAFFTYAAHDSETCATWEACAPPRPESAWLQRQYTVGQADPTAPTNPSTPGSDRTDVTGSATVTASAENAADGQTAAKAVDGVVSGYPANPSAEWVAPNGRAGTWLQLSWASAKSLTTIDLADRPNGDDQVTGGTLTFSDGSSVTVPALANAGAVQQVTFPSRSVTWARFTVTSVSSSTQNVGLAEIRAFTAASTTPPPTPTPTTSDVTAAASVTASAENPADGQTAAKAVDGVVSGYPANPAAEWVAPNGRAGTWIQLSWTAARKLVEVDLADRPNTTDQVTGGMLTFSDGSSVTVPALPNGGAVQKVVFPARSVTWVRFTVTSVSSGTQNAGLAEIRAIAGSDSPTPTPTPTPTPTPTPTPTPTPTPTPTPTPTPTPTPTPTPGPGDVTGSATPTASAQNAADGQTVQKAVDGVVSGYPVNPSAEWVAPNGRSGTWIQLTWSSAQRLGRIELHDRPNTTDRITSGTLTFSNGTSVRVGSLPNDGSTLNVDFTARSVTWVRFTVTGVSSGTQNAGLAEVRAWTS
- a CDS encoding glycoside hydrolase family 16 protein encodes the protein MDELIRTTTTTEDPGAVRPSTVDPEVASANGAPPAHGAGLSRHRRPGRPGRRSVALTVGALVVTAGIVAAAATGSSTGSAVDPSGETMPTAAASGWKRVFSEDFAEPTATGGFEKPYADRFSVYHGFADTAGTGRYSASALTAHDGVLDMRMRTTAGGTPLAGGIVPLVDGKWGGQTAGRYSIRLRSDEVDGYGVAVLLWSDRNVWADGEVDFPEGALGAPAWLNVHCLVDPAEKCIHQETAASLKDWHTYTIDWTPQRMTFSIDGRQIASTDKDIPTMPMHFVVQAGSLGGVPPKESDGSLLIDWITVDVPES
- a CDS encoding glycosyltransferase family 4 protein, translated to MTTARPLRIALVTSGLAITGGLERCVLEDTEELVAAGHDVVVWHRDDEMARPGEGRPPYERLGVRLVHGTDPRFGVRTAFRDVLRFVREGLRIRSWRPDVIWLNRPEYLPYGRVLSAVSRVPLAVHLHHAPNYGRLRPFAGGRTRYLAVSSAMADAWASVGAPRDRITIVPNGVDTAEFPPPTANDTRAARERLGLPADAPVVLYYGRLSRAKGVVALLEAWSRVRTAAHVRERVAGPSTAGSAPTAPVLVLAGALYPDETAPVQQAVDALPDGSVVVLPERDDVLPLLHAADLVVVPSIEPEGFGRTVVEAMSAGTPVVAAASGGTAEILSDEWARYTVDPTDPDALAGRIVEVLAEAAADPSLGARGRAHVSARYGRTPHVAALLTALEEHAGR
- a CDS encoding oligosaccharide flippase family protein encodes the protein MSVPQETRTDQPATRREAREARAAATPAPAGTPEPTGGADTGTTHTVSSKLFGRGLLYVVVWSMQLVVSSLISPVLAHLMPPAEFGVLASAIALYQALGVLAVAGLDQAAVLQRAEDGNDRRARGLLSVGITTAVLVTVVALASIPVWGDAAGFVGQHPLLLIAVLWVGPAAVVQLSLALLVAQDRIRVFAVTSLLSSIGGSIIGLGLLTFVHADAVTYAWGGVVAQGIAMVIGVAATRPRIAGLFDRATTARAFRLGIPIALGNLSYFVLNAGDRIVVQRILGPEEVARYQIAYVVGSAVILLLSFTNQAWAPHFAALRDAVARRELAMHARDELYKMLAPVLLAVTLVSPVALPILAPASYRVHELTVVVLIVAVTALPVVASGATGRLLVIERRGVAVGVIAAIAGVVNIGANLLLVPWLGLSGAAVATVVAYVVLAVLQQASLPDRRAWKGPGWRVTVPVAAALAVAVASLFVPQDVFWNWFRFAGALACLPWFIRRLRAARGGSS
- a CDS encoding beta-1,6-N-acetylglucosaminyltransferase, with product MANSPAVACVVLAHEDPAHVRRLIEALAPFPVFLHVDARTPESEWTAMTTDLPERVRLLPRMRTGWAKWENVAAEVEGYRAALAATDASHVAVLTGSDYPLGNPAELTALLEQHRGTSFLGVHPLPYAEWGRGGGLPRLRYPHWAWRKHMVRVPVPRRLPRDLTPAGGSQLKVLARAHAEAVVRAVDTRPDLVRFWQRVWIADETFVPSVLWTESLTPGFRDAHVPHSLWWIGWDGSAMKSPPWLTLADAGRLLEWRMQPSAEARRAPQLFARKFSTDRSSELLDLVDAAFGLREAGATALRDTTAVDRRAVVR
- a CDS encoding glycosyltransferase, with product MTDRPTMTGVLTLQPAMPAADAPTWSGAAWVGAVDRGEALAADAVVLAGAEGFHRARLLVRDGRELAGSVDLAVGTDGALDPAETARALRALRATSLPAAPQGPTVGRITVVVATRDRPDDVRRCVASVLASEWDDLEVIVVDNAPSSHATRDVVASFTDPRLQYVLEARAGVSRARNAGLAAATGDVVAFVDDDVVVDRWWAAAIAAAYARDADVVCVTGLVPSGELRTPTQRYFDERVTWARNTERRVYRTAAPPADLPLFPFSVGAFGTGANMSLRRAAALELGGFDVALGPGTPARAGEDPDLFTRVLFSGGALAVEPSAIVWHKHRADREALRSQALGYGTGLGAWVAKLMTRPGTALAVLRRAVGALRQLGALGQGSGGAGGADQVSAAVDAVGGWPVDDEFRAATAGLKRAELTAALGGPWRYVRGRLAAR
- a CDS encoding glycosyltransferase translates to MALIPPVTVPGPRRVVSLDLDAPLPELVADHRGSSALVVGYRGGFPVTTLDVLLTDDPADARRAVEPLVAQTAGTTAGAEASTSVPDEDLPLISVVVSTIVARIETITTLLAVLEQLDYPRYEVIIVDNRVKVPADDQLPRILEGHNVRLVVERRPGCSAGRNAGVAAAKGEVIAFTDDDVRISPQWLRMIGSRFVREPALSAVTGLILPEELSTPAQIWYEAYYGGFSGERTFEPVTIVPDDVPGAMRNARARAIAPDGRVLKHFAVYGIGGYGAGANWAVRTSAFRAAGGFDPVLGAGVPARGGEDLAIFIDILWGGGRIGFEPKAVVHHTHRADLEGLHHQLHSNGVGFTALMCALIVKDRRHLTALTRLMPIAAKVKLKQLVTRLAGKRDAAPETVTEASTTSIPRSLAYHEFRGFPAGPAAYLRSRRFWRDVEEGRFHP